In Nicotiana tabacum cultivar K326 chromosome 17, ASM71507v2, whole genome shotgun sequence, one DNA window encodes the following:
- the LOC107821425 gene encoding uncharacterized protein LOC107821425, with translation MREVHEGVCGNHSGADTLVLKLVKDVHLELRQMSKLCTVGISTGGTLSFSVVPMDIHDMGDKFSRLAATGSRKVREVVDFLWDHIICRFGILKEISCNNGPQFIGSKVTKVLEDLKIKRITSSPYHPSANGQAESTNKVIIHNLIKSLQAVKGKRLKELSSVLWACQTMEKSSTGEIPSSLIYGVEALIPVEVGEPTLRISRENEEANNEALLMKLDLLDEHMDLVYVRMVAQKQRMEMYYNLRANLRYFNV, from the exons atgagagaagtccatgaaggagTTTGTGGGAACCATTCTGGTGCAGATACGTTGGTATTAAAGCTGGTTAAAGACGTGCATTTAGAactgcgacaaatgtcaaagctATGCACAGTTGGTATATCAACCGGCGGAACTCTTTCATTCAGTGTTGTCCCCATGGACATTCATGACATGGGGGATAAATTTAGTCGGCTCGCTGCTACCGGGTCCCGAAAAG TACGTGAAGTGGTCGACTTCCTATGGGACCACATCATCTGCCGATTTGGAATACTGAAGGAGATTTCTTGCAATAATGGACCACAGTTCATAGGCTCAAAGGTCACAAAAgttttggaagatttgaaaatcaagagGATTACATCCTCACCATACCATCCGAGCGCTAATGGACAGGCGGAGTCAACCAATAAAGTGATTATCCATAACCTCATAAAGAGTTTACAAGCTGTTAAAGGCAAACGGCTCAAAGAGTTATCGAGTGTGCTATGGGCATGCCAGACAATGGAAAAATCAAGCACGGGAGAAATACCTTCCTCCCTTATATATGGCGTGGAAGCTCTGATaccggtggaagtaggggagccAACTTTACGGATTTCCCGAGAAAATGAAGAAGCAAATAATGAGGCATTATTGATGAAGCTGGATTTGCTCGATGAACACATGGACTTGGTATACGTAAGGATGGTGGCCCAAAAGCAAAGAATGGAAATGTATTATAATCTTAGGGCCAATCTCCGTTACTTCAATGTATGA